One genomic window of Aethina tumida isolate Nest 87 chromosome 3, icAetTumi1.1, whole genome shotgun sequence includes the following:
- the LOC109606578 gene encoding catalase-like yields MSHFDRERIPERVVHAKGAGAFGYFEVTHDITQYTAAKVFSEIGKKTPLAVRFSQVAGEMGYPDTVRDIRGFAVKFYTEDGIWDLVGNNTPIFFIKDAALFPSFIHILKRNPVTHLRDPDMFWDMITLRAETTHQSMIFFSDRGIPYTYRNMHGYGSDTFAFVNKFGKFFYCKFHYLTNQGIQGLTAAQATRIAGEDPDWYIRDLYNAIAKGDYPSWDFYIQIMTPEQAATNTYDPFDVTKVWLHADYPLIPVGRIVLNRNPKNYFAEVEQMGFDPAHLIPGIEPSPDRMLQGRLFAYGDTHRHRLGPNSLQLPVNSPFKFHTYTRDGYGTINSQGGAPNYHPNSFRGPVSDKRANALSPAIPLVGVADRTDNAQDDTNYIQARLLWDRVLKPDEKARTIDNIVMMLKLANNVLQHRAINNFSNVDPELGRVLREKLQKIQTHADL; encoded by the exons ATGTCCCACTTTGATCGTGAACGCATCCCTGAACGGGTGGTGCACGCCAAGGGTGCCGGGGCGTTCGGGTACTTCGAAGTGACCCACGACATCACCCAGTACACTGCTGCGAAGGTGTTCTCTGAAATAGGCAAGAAGACACCTCTGGCTGTCAG GTTCTCTCAAGTGGCAGGTGAGATGGGTTATCCGGACACTGTAAGGGACATAAGAGGGTTCGCCGTCAAGTTTTACACTGAGGACGGAATATGGGACCTTGTAGGCAACAATACACCGATATTTTTCATCAAGGACGCCGCCCTTTTTCCTAGTTTCATTCACATTCTCAAAAG GAACCCTGTGACGCACCTACGTGACCCAGACATGTTTTGGGACATGATAACCTTGCGTGCCGAGACCACACACCAGTCCATGATATTCTTTTCCGACAGGGGGATCCCCTACACTTACCGCAACATGCACGGCTATGGTTCTGACACTTTTGCCTTTGTTAATAAGTTTGGCAAGTTTTTCTACTGCAAGTTCCACTATCTAACCAACCAAG GAATACAGGGTCTGACGGCGGCCCAGGCAACCAGGATAGCAGGAGAGGACCCAGATTGGTACATCAGAGACCTGTACAACGCAATAGCTAAAGGCGACTACCCCTCCTGGGACTTCTACATCCAAATAATGACCCCCGAACAAGCAGCCACCAACACCTACGACCCCTTCGACGTAACCAAAGTGTGGCTGCACGCCGACTACCCTTTGATACCAGTGGGACGGATAGTCCTGAACAGGAACCCCAAGAATTACTTCGCCGAAGTGGAACAGATGGGCTTCGACCCGGCTCATTTGATACCGGGAATTGAGCCGAGTCCCGATAGGATGTTGCAGGGGAGGCTGTTCGCCTACGGCGACACCCACAGACACCGCTTGGGGCCCAACAGCCTCCAGTTGCCGGTCAACAGTCCGTTCAAGTTCCACACGTACACCAGAGACGGCTACGGCACCATCAACAGCCAAGGTGGCGCCCCCAACTACCACCCCAACAGTTTCAGGGGCCCCGTCTCAGATAAAAGGGCCAACGCTTTGTCCCCGGCCATTCCTTTAGTGGGGGTTGCCGACAGGACGGACAACGCTCAGGACGACACCAATTATATTCAGGCCAGGCTGTTGTGGGACAGGGTGCTCAAGCCGGACGAGAAGGCGAGGACGATTGACAATATCGTGATGATGTTGAAGTTGGCGAACAACGTGCTGCAGCACAGGGCTATTAATAACTTCTCGAACGTCGATCCGGAACTGGGACGCGTGCTGAGGGAGAAGCTTCAGAAAATTCAGACGCACGCCGACTTGTAA